One region of Caldimonas thermodepolymerans genomic DNA includes:
- a CDS encoding bifunctional riboflavin kinase/FAD synthetase gives MHVFRGFHHAALAPACALTIGNFDGVHRGHQAMLALLKSEAQHRGLPSCVLTFEPHPRDFFARQSGKPELGPPRIATLRDKLTELERCGIDQVVVLRFDQRLSRLSPEEFIQQVLVDGLGAKYILVGDDFRFGARRAGDYAMLDAAGGQLGFDVARMNSYEVHGLRVSSSAVREALARGDMEAAAGLLGRPYSISGHIVHGRKLGRQLGFRTLNLRFRHRRAAATGIFVVRVHGLIPEPLPGVASLGLRPTVEETDRILLEVNCLEWPAELGAEGGYGKIVRVELLHKLRDEVRFEGLDALTAAIRQDAADARAYFASLHQQTRRQTTRDRI, from the coding sequence ATGCATGTCTTTCGCGGCTTTCACCATGCTGCTCTGGCCCCGGCCTGCGCCCTGACCATCGGCAACTTCGACGGCGTCCACCGCGGGCACCAGGCCATGCTGGCGCTGCTCAAGAGCGAAGCCCAGCACCGCGGCCTGCCCAGCTGCGTGCTGACCTTCGAGCCCCACCCGCGCGACTTCTTCGCCCGGCAGTCCGGCAAGCCGGAACTGGGGCCGCCGCGCATCGCGACGCTGCGCGACAAGCTCACCGAGCTGGAACGCTGCGGCATCGACCAGGTCGTCGTGCTGCGCTTCGACCAGCGGCTGTCGCGCCTGTCGCCCGAGGAATTCATCCAGCAGGTGCTGGTCGACGGCCTGGGGGCGAAATACATCCTGGTCGGCGACGATTTCCGCTTCGGGGCGCGCCGCGCCGGCGACTACGCGATGCTGGACGCCGCCGGCGGGCAGCTCGGCTTCGACGTGGCGCGCATGAACAGCTACGAGGTGCACGGGCTGCGCGTGTCCAGCTCCGCGGTGCGCGAGGCGCTCGCGCGCGGCGACATGGAAGCCGCGGCCGGCCTGCTGGGCCGCCCCTACAGCATCAGCGGCCACATCGTCCACGGCCGCAAGCTGGGGCGCCAGCTCGGATTCCGCACGCTGAACCTGCGCTTCCGGCACCGCCGGGCGGCTGCGACCGGCATCTTCGTCGTGCGGGTGCACGGGCTGATCCCCGAGCCGCTGCCCGGCGTGGCCAGCCTCGGGCTGCGCCCCACGGTCGAGGAGACCGACCGCATCCTGCTGGAGGTCAACTGCCTGGAGTGGCCGGCCGAACTGGGGGCCGAAGGGGGCTACGGTAAAATCGTGCGCGTGGAACTGCTGCACAAACTGCGCGACGAAGTCCGATTCGAAGGGCTGGACGCCCTGACGGCGGCGATCCGTCAGGACGCGGCCGACGCACGCGCCTACTTCGCGTCGCTGCACCAGCAAACGCGCCGCCAGACCACGCGCGACCGAATTTGA
- a CDS encoding pseudouridine synthase, with amino-acid sequence MRLAQLLFSQGFGTRRECEGLILAGRVAIGGAVHADPDHEVDPGGLVFSVDGQDWPYHERACLVMHKPAGYECSQKPSAWPSVYTLLPAPLRRRGVQAVGRLDQDTTGLLVLTDDGPLIHRLTSPKKHVAKVYEVTTADPVTPAQVERLLAGVVLRDDPAPVRAAACEATDAHGLRLTLTEGKYHQVKRMVAAVGNRVVALHRSRFGALELPPDLAPGQWRWLDGPQDILGPAP; translated from the coding sequence ATGCGCCTGGCCCAGCTGCTGTTCTCGCAAGGTTTCGGCACCCGTCGCGAATGCGAGGGGCTGATCCTCGCCGGCCGCGTCGCGATCGGCGGTGCGGTCCATGCCGACCCGGACCACGAGGTCGATCCCGGCGGCCTGGTGTTCAGCGTCGACGGCCAGGACTGGCCCTACCACGAGCGCGCCTGCCTCGTGATGCACAAGCCGGCCGGTTACGAGTGCTCGCAGAAGCCCTCGGCCTGGCCCAGCGTCTACACGCTGCTGCCCGCACCGCTGCGCCGGCGCGGCGTGCAGGCCGTCGGCCGGCTCGACCAGGACACCACCGGGCTGCTGGTCCTGACCGACGACGGCCCCCTGATCCACCGCCTGACCTCGCCGAAGAAGCATGTCGCCAAGGTCTACGAGGTGACCACCGCCGACCCGGTGACGCCCGCGCAGGTCGAACGGCTGCTCGCGGGCGTGGTGCTGCGCGACGACCCCGCGCCGGTGCGCGCGGCGGCCTGCGAGGCCACCGATGCCCACGGCCTGCGGCTGACGCTCACCGAAGGCAAGTACCACCAGGTCAAGCGCATGGTGGCCGCCGTCGGCAACCGGGTGGTCGCGCTGCACCGCAGCCGTTTCGGCGCGCTGGAGCTGCCGCCCGACCTGGCGCCCGGCCAATGGCGCTGGCTGGACGGGCCGCAAGACATCCTCGGGCCGGCACCCTGA
- a CDS encoding acyl-CoA dehydrogenase family protein yields the protein MDFDFTEEQEQLRDAVRKWVARSYAFERRRAIVKAGGFSREAWGEMAELGLMGLAIPEAHGGMGFGPVEAMVVMEELGRGIVVEPYAAVALVAAGVLARHAPEAVRQQWLPRIAAGEALVVLAHQEREARYMLRHVTATARQDGGQWRVSGAKSIVPVGDQADAYVVPARVSGQVDDARGIALLLVERGAAGVTTRGYPTQDGGRAAEVRFEEAPATLLVGPEDGHFALEEAVDVAIAAGCAEAVGAMEQLFAVTVDYLNTRKQFGVPIGTFQALRHRVADMKMQLELGRSMSYFATLKLGDDPAQRRRAVSQAKVQLGQSMRYVGQQAIQLHGGIGITDEYVAGHYFKRLTCLELSFGDTLHHLGEVSARMQDTAGVFA from the coding sequence ATGGATTTCGATTTCACCGAGGAACAGGAGCAGCTGCGCGACGCCGTGCGCAAGTGGGTGGCACGCAGCTATGCCTTCGAGCGCCGACGTGCCATCGTCAAGGCGGGCGGCTTCTCGCGCGAGGCCTGGGGCGAGATGGCCGAACTGGGCCTGATGGGCCTGGCGATCCCCGAGGCGCACGGCGGCATGGGCTTCGGCCCGGTCGAGGCGATGGTGGTGATGGAGGAGCTGGGCCGCGGCATCGTGGTCGAGCCGTACGCGGCAGTGGCGCTGGTCGCCGCCGGCGTGCTGGCGCGCCACGCCCCCGAGGCGGTCCGCCAGCAATGGCTGCCGAGGATCGCCGCCGGCGAGGCGCTGGTCGTGCTGGCCCACCAGGAACGCGAGGCGCGCTACATGCTGCGCCACGTGACCGCCACCGCACGGCAGGACGGCGGCCAGTGGCGCGTCAGCGGCGCCAAGAGCATCGTGCCGGTGGGTGACCAGGCCGACGCGTACGTCGTGCCGGCGCGCGTCTCGGGCCAGGTCGACGACGCGCGCGGCATCGCACTGCTGCTGGTCGAGCGCGGCGCGGCGGGCGTGACGACGCGCGGCTACCCGACCCAGGACGGCGGGCGCGCCGCCGAGGTGCGCTTCGAGGAGGCGCCGGCGACGCTGCTGGTCGGCCCCGAGGACGGCCACTTCGCGCTGGAGGAAGCCGTCGACGTCGCGATCGCCGCCGGCTGCGCCGAAGCGGTCGGCGCGATGGAGCAGCTGTTCGCGGTGACGGTGGACTACCTCAACACCCGCAAGCAGTTCGGCGTGCCGATCGGCACCTTCCAGGCGCTGCGCCATCGCGTCGCCGACATGAAGATGCAGCTCGAGCTGGGCCGCTCGATGAGCTACTTCGCGACCCTCAAGCTGGGCGACGACCCGGCGCAGCGCCGCCGCGCCGTCTCGCAGGCCAAGGTGCAGCTGGGGCAGTCGATGCGCTACGTCGGCCAGCAGGCGATCCAGCTGCACGGCGGCATCGGCATCACCGACGAGTACGTCGCCGGCCACTATTTCAAGCGGCTGACCTGCCTGGAGCTGAGCTTCGGCGACACGCTGCACCACCTCGGCGAGGTCTCGGCACGCATGCAGGACACCGCCGGCGTGTTCGCCTGA